One stretch of Arachis duranensis cultivar V14167 chromosome 1, aradu.V14167.gnm2.J7QH, whole genome shotgun sequence DNA includes these proteins:
- the LOC107458748 gene encoding uncharacterized protein LOC107458748 yields MGSYEGRPLVMEMEHDRGFEGLEDGSGCGCGCFRSLSLRWWRGGDEEGKRLLAEQKAVGGEGEPWMMEKLRKVKEASEVIAGPKWKTFIRKISGYGKKHQKQRFQYDEHSYALNFNSGAQSEDEDHIPPSFSARFSAPIPVGRRQNES; encoded by the coding sequence ATGGGTTCTTACGAGGGAAGACCATTGGTGATGGAAATGGAGCACGATCGAGGTTTTGAAGGCCTGGAAGATGGTAGCGGATGCGGATGCGGATGCTTTCGTAGTCTCAGCTTGAGGTGGTGGCGCGGCGGCGACGAAGAAGGTAAGCGTTTACTGGCGGAGCAAAAGGCTGTCGGCGGCGAAGGAGAACCATGGATGATGGAAAAGTTAAGGAAGGTGAAGGAGGCTTCGGAAGTGATTGCGGGTCCAAAGTGGAAAACTTTCATAAGAAAGATAAGTGGGTATGGCAAGAAGCATCAAAAGCAGAGGTTTCAATATGATGAACACAGTTATGCTCTCAACTTCAATAGTGGAGCTCAAAGCGAAGATGAAGATCACATACCTCCAAGTTTCTCGGCCAGATTTTCTGCTCCTATTCCTGTTGGTCGCCGCCAAAATGAGTCatga
- the LOC107458739 gene encoding uncharacterized protein LOC107458739 (The sequence of the model RefSeq protein was modified relative to this genomic sequence to represent the inferred CDS: added 85 bases not found in genome assembly) — protein sequence MAFDQNSVTKDLRPLNVATTLAMAEEHFVSPPTTATATTPPTPNSGREMGSPGTPQVPLFYSPTVSDGATLVGLSYGNVPSTAGTTWCLRPAMSIAHPNANPAIGFNYGHSCCNRVAPGNATLNLGNWVGTNGAMDKACNDAGNGFPAYGGLRINRVVANATDQATYGHTAGHRADHVVEDGGGSGGGVDESVSGRKVKFLCSFGGRILPRPSDGMLRYVGGKTRIISVRRDVRFNDLMQKMVDTYGQPVVIKYQLPEEELDALVSVSCPDDVEHMMEEYEKLMERSPDGSAKLRVFLFSAADLEISGGMHFADLQDSGQRYVEAVNGIADEISIGITRKESVTSAASTQNSDLSGSETLDSLISGDVSAVPKGNVAASSDTPSNLMASEASGASAVLMGMSAARTPTHAPYFHNEVDLERSIPATMSQQSVGLQQSGMEVPYSSPYLQPFFDLRQEVMNYADYVQMPPQTGFRNAQLLGKTGQVFTQPQFHDNNPGSASHQVIPGMQMTFTQQGMPSHVGVRSNVVQPQPVMQLQQNRSEQYNDENTSGMRIFQLPTEQGYNTYQVPMNRVPSVIVGGNYGWVQVPSQDQVVYSDGLLPQQQVMVPEKSQRVEDCSLCQTKLPHAHSDSVVQDQHINGAGSIPDSVPAYHSLPTEDNSRAQATNNVMSREGIAEQVSQAKPQVIRKPESPDGLTCTEKTAPPQNLEPQPEGVRIFTQKLDGSDYPRNSTMYETIGRTGGKQCPTLSPIDGLMGSSPLSYIDDVALRHMSPVENSSKQDVFVNKTGHNNISRVDGNGTATQTSECMAQGSPKEYTTELSGVVPKSELVDKITQDNLKPIDGRMDTLNVRIPEVHVSNDRCFQQVDKSSGVARVPSMLPSSTEILYAHNSRPGEYNEVAQHPVWGIPGLNHQSQVANHHKDETTSSISQSVRFGDIQDSTNSLFSNQDPWNIQHGNSGEQNLGAQFDDGLYQSLKQHLPLEHVRSAKGSAEDQQLQAVAEDVAASVLHSRIPSNPDLHARDNMYLENTEDGEDKNNLIDVSETQSIKSKQPETTNFGFPASDVGGLQVIKNCDLEELTELGSGTFGTVYHGKWRGTDVAIKRITDRCFAGKPSEQERMRADFWNEAIKLADLHHPNVVAFYGVVLDGPGGSVATVTEYMVNGSLRTALLKNGRNLDKRKRLLIAMDVAFGMEYLHGKNIVHFDLKSDNLLVNLRDPHRPICKVGDLGLSKVKRQTLISGGVRGTLPWMAPELLNGSSSLVSEKVDVFSFGIVMWELLTGEEPYADLHYGAIIGGIVSNTLRPPVPESCDSKWRLLMETCWSSEPSERPSFTEIANELRSMATKITAKGQAQQQQQPSSLQSQVQK from the exons ATGGCGTTTGATCAAAATTCCGTAACAAAAGATCTGCGTCCGCTGAATGTAGCTACGACCTTGGCTATGGCGGAGGAGCACTTTGTTTCACCGCCGACCACCGCCACAGCCACCACACCTCCCACGCCCAATTCGGGTCGTGAAATGGGAAGCCCCGGCACGCCGCAGGTACCTCTTTTCTACTCACCTACAGTCTCTGACGGCGCCACCCTCGTTGGATTGAGCTACGGGAATGTGCCCTCCACCGCTGGCACTACGTGGTGCTTACGTCCCGCCATGTCCATTGCCCATCCCAATGCGAACCCTGCCATTGGGTTTAATTATGGTCATAGTTGTTGTAATAGGGTTGCACCTGGCAATGCTACTTTGAATTTGGGGAACTGGGTGGGGACTAATGGCGCAATGGATAAGGCTTGTAATGATGCTGGTAATGGTTTTCCTGCCTACGGTGGTCTTAGGATTAACAGGGTCGTTGCCAACGCCACTGATCAGGCTACTTATGGCCATACTGCTGGCCACCGGGCTGATCATGTTGTTGAGGATGGTGGCGGTAGTGGTGGCGGCGTCGATGAATCTGTTTCTGGGAGGAAAGTGAAGTTCTTGTGCAGCTTTGGCGGGAGGATTTTGCCGAGGCCTAGTGATGGCATGTTGAGATATGTTGGAGGGAAGACTAGGATTATTAGTGTTAGGAGAGATGTGAGATTCAATGATTTGATGCAGAAGATGGTTGATACTTATGGGCAGCCTGTGGTTATAAAGTATCAGCTCCCTGAGGAGGAGCTTGATGCACTGGTCTCAGTTTCGTGCCCCGATGATGTTGAGCATATGATGGAGGAGTATGAAAAGTTGATGGAGAGGTCCCCTGACGGCTCTGCTAAATTGAGGGTTTTCCTTTTTTCTGCTGCTGATCTTGAAATCTCCGGCGGGATGCACTTTGCAGACTTGCAGGATAGCGGTCAGAGATATGTCGAGGCCGTGAATGGAATTGCAGATGAGATTAGTATTGGAATCACTAGGAAGGAGAGCGTTACAAGTGCAGCCTCAACTCAGAATTCTGATTTGAGTGGCTCGGAGACCCTTGATAGTTTAATTTCTGGTGATGTAAGTGCAGTGCCCAAGGGAAATGTAGCAGCTTCTTCTGACACTCCTTCAAATTTGATGGCTTCTGAGGCCAGTGGAGCTTCTGCAGTTTTGATGGGCATGTCGGCTGCTAGGACTCCAACCCACGCACCATATTTCCATAATGAGGTCGACCTAGAGAGGTCTATACCTGCTACAATGTCTCAGCAGTCAGTTGGGTTGCAGCAAAGTGGAATGGAAGTTCCATATTCTTCACCTTATTTACAGCCCTTTTTTGATTTGCGCCAGGAAGTTATGAATTATGCAGATTATGTCCAGATGCCTCCACAGACAGGGTTTCGAAATGCTCAGCTTCTAGGGAAGACAGGGCAAGTCTTCACTCAACCACAGTTTCATGATAACAATCCAGGTTCAGCATCTCATCAGGTCATTCCTGGCATGCAAATGACATTTACTCAACAAGGCATGCCTTCTCATGTTGGTGTGAGGTCAAATGTCGTCCAACCACAACCTGTGATGCAACTACAGCAAAATCGTTCAGAGCAGTATAATGATGAAAATACATCAGGGATGAGAATTTTCCAGCTTCCCACTGAGCAAGGTTACAACACTTACCAGGTTCCAATGAATAGAGTCCCTTCTGTCATCGTTGGAGGTAATTATGGCTGGGTTCAGGTTCCTTCACAAGATCAAGTTGTTTACTCTGATGGGTTATTACCCCAACAACAGGTAATGGTCCCTGAGAAAAGCCAAAGAGTGGAGGACTGTTCATTATGCCAAACAAAACTGCCTCATGCACATTCCGATTCAGTGGTTCAAGATCAACATATTAATGGTGCAGGATCAATTCCTGATTCAGTCCCAGCTTATCATAGTCTCCCCACGGAGGACAATTCAAGAGCTCAAGCTACAAACAATGTTATGTCAAGGGAAGGTATTGCTGAACAAGTGTCCCAGGCCAAACCACAGGTTATTAGAAAACCGGAGTCCCCAGATGGACTAACTTGTACTGAAAAAACTGCACCTCCTCAAAATCTTGAGCCACAACCTGAGGGAGTTAGAATTTTTACGCAAAAGCTAGATGGTTCTGATTATCCTAGAAATTCAACTATGTACGAAACCATTGGAAGGACAGGGGGGAAACAATGTCCAACACTGTCTCCAATTGATGGGCTCATGGGAAGTTCACCACTATCTTATATTGATGATGTTGCCCTCCGGCATATGTCTCCAGTTGAAAACTCGAGTAAACAGGATGTGTTTGTGAATAAAACTGGCCATAACAATATTTCTAGAGTTGATGGGAATGGGACAGCTACACAAACTTCAGAATGCATGGCCCAAGGATCTCCAAAAGAATATACTACTGAGCTTTCTGGTGTTGTACCAAAGTCAGAGTTGGTGGATAAGATTACACAGGACAATCTGAAACCTATTGATGGAAGGATGGACACCCTCAACGTCCGCATTCCTGAAGTTCATGTGAGTAATGATCGCTGCTTTCAGCAGGTTGATAAATCTAGCGGGGTTGCTAGGGTTCCTAGTATGCTGCCTTCTTCTACAGAAATTTTGTATGCCCATAATTCTAGGCCAGGGGAATACAATGAGGTTGCACAACACC GAAACAACTTCATCAATATCACAATCTGTAAGGTTTGGAGATATTCAGGATTCGACAAACTCACTTTTCAGCAATCAAGATCCTTGGAATATACAGCATG GCAACTCTGGCGAACAAAATTTAGGAGCACAATTTGATGATGGCCTCTACCAGTCTTTGAAACAGCATTTACCTTTAGAACATGTTCGATCTGCCAAAG GCTGTTGCTGAAGATGTAGCAGCTTCTGTTCTGCACTCAAGAATTCCTTCAAATCCTGACTTGCATGCAAGGGACAATATGTACCTTGAAAACACAGAGGATGGTGAAGATAAAAACAATCTGATAGATGTTTCTGAAACTCAG AGCATCAAGAGCAAGCAACCAGAAACGACAAATTTTGGCTTTCCAGCATCAGATGTTGGAGGATTGCAG GTAATAAAGAACTGTGACCTTGAAGAGCTTACAGAATTAGGATCTGGTACATTTGGGACTGTGTATCATGGAAAATGGAGAGGCACTGATGTTGCAATCAAGCGGATTACTGATAGGTGCTTTGCAGGAAAGCCTTCAGAGCAAGAGCGAATG AGAGCTGACTTCTGGAATGAGGCAATCAAGCTTGCTGACTTGCACCACCCAAATGTGGTGGCATTCTATGGTGTTGTCCTTGATGGCCCAGGAGGTTCTGTGGCAACAGTAACTGAATATATGGTTAATGGTTCTCTAAGAACTGCCTTGCTGAAGAATGGGAG GAACCTTGACAAGCGCAAGCGACTCTTGATTGCAATGGATGTGGCCTTTGGTATGGAGTACCTGCATGGAAAAAACATAGTTCACTTTGACTTGAAAAGTGATAACTTGCTTGTGAATCTCCGAGATCCCCACCGCCCAATATGCAAG GTTGGTGACTTGGGTCTTTCCAAAGTGAAGCGTCAGACACTGATCTCTGGTGGTGTGAGAGGAACTCTACCTTGGATGGCTCCAGAGCTGCTGAATGGGAGCAGCAGCCTTGTTTCGGAGAAG GTTGATGTTTTCTCATTTGGTATTGTGATGTGGGAACTCTTGACTGGAGAAGAGCCATACGCTGATTTGCATTATGGTGCCATTATAG GTGGTATTGTGAGCAACACTTTGCGCCCTCCAGTTCCGGAATCTTGCGATTCAAAATGGAGGTTGTTGATGGAGACTTGCTGGTCCTCAGAACCATCGGAGAGACCTAGCTTCACTGAGATTGCCAATGAATTGCGATCCATGGCGACCAAGATCACTGCCAAAGGTCAAGCCCAACAGCAGCAGCAACCCTCTTCCTTGCAGAGCCAAGTGCAGAAATGA
- the LOC107460502 gene encoding serine/arginine-rich SC35-like splicing factor SCL28 produces the protein MSEGAVIRAPNWGGSCYATRVFGGGNRTDISKRELFQLFNWTGRINDIYLSRKQKSENIYMIAFVRYTTKGGALKAVAEMNHQRLRGKILFVEEAKYRRMSGTITTSNVRAEGDKRQTATWQPRRKVAESEPEAPENKEREQERDKDPYGKGRTKKVKVAVATENLDGCRGALSGARPKPLTLNL, from the exons ATGAGTGAGGGAGCTGTTATAAGGGCACCGAATTGGGGTGGCTCCTGCTACGCGACACGTGTCTTCGGTGGTGGCAATCGCACG GACATTTCCAAGAGGGAATTATTCCAATTGTTCAATTGGACGGGACGAATCAATGATATATATCTATCACGAAAacaaaaaagtgaaaatataTACATGATTGCGTTCGTGCGATACACAACCAAAGGGGGAGCATTGAAGGCTGTTGCGGAAATGAATCATCAGAGACtgagagggaagattctgtttgtGGAAGAGGCAAAATACAGAAGAATGTCAGGCACAATAACGACAAGCAATGTACGCGCGGAGGGGGACAAGCGACAAACCGCTACATGGCAGCCACGTAGGAAAGTTGCTGAGTCCGAGCCTGAGGCTCCTGAAAATAAGGAGCGGGAACAGGAAAGAGACAAAGATCCATATGGAAAGGGTCGGACAAAGAAAGTGAAAGTAGCAGTGGCAACAGAGAATCTGGATGGTTGCAGAGGAGCATTGTCGGGGGCGCGACCAAAGCCATTAACTTTGAATCTTTAA
- the LOC127740511 gene encoding serine/threonine-protein phosphatase 7 long form homolog: MSKGIGECAVTLEDVALILGLPTDGLPVTGMTLSSFEALEAECLHQFGVAPRKSECRGSCIKLSWLRDLKENLPLTDEVGIQRYVKCHIMLLIGTILFGDKSGAAGVHWKFLPLLREFGSIIQYSWGSACLAHLYRALCRASRVDCKGIDGPLTLLLGWAWMRLPYLSPVPREPRSFPLANRWRNWERGDRRYRYMKLADFRKAFDELQEGEFVWVAYAVDRVDPNIIPPEIYMQSVVWSATVPLVSFECIEWHATDRYRRQFGFVQEVPQQEQSLDKAHGEVSLRSF, encoded by the exons ATGTCAAAAGGCATTGGTGAATGTGCCGTCACTCTTGAAGACGTTGCTCTAATACTTGGTCTTCCAACGGACGGACTTCCAGTTACAGGGATGACATTGAGTAGTTTCGAAGCGTTGGAGGCTGAGTGTTTGCATCAATTCGGAGTTGCACCGCGTAAGTCGGAGTGTAGAGGCAGTTGCATTAAATTGAGTTGGCTTCGGGACCTTAAAGAAAATTTACCCTTGACTGATGAAGTTGGTATACAGAGGTATGTCAAATGCCACATTATGTTGCTTATCGGGACGATCTTGTTTGGGGATAAATCAGGTGCAGCAGGTGTGCACTGGAAGTTTCTTCCATTGCTACGTGAATTTGGTAGTATTATACAATACAGTTGGGGATCTGCATGCCTAGCACACCTCTATAGGGCATTATGCCGGGCATCTCGAGTTGACTGTAAAGGCATAGATGGCCCACTAACACTTCTTCTCGGTTGGGCTTGGATGCGGCTCCCATATCTATCGCCGGTTCCTAGGGAGCCCCGCAGTTTCCCGCTAGCAAACag GTGGCGGAACTGGGAGCGGGGTGACCGACGATATAGATATATGAAGCTAGCTGACTTTAGGAAGGCCTTTGATGAACTTCAGGAAGGCGAG tttgtGTGGGTTGCGTATGCTGTGGATCGCGTGGATCCTAACATAATTCCTCCTGAGATCTATATGCAATCGGTTGTGTGGTCTGCTACTGTCCCGTTGGTGTCATTTGAATGTATCGAGTGGCATGCTACCGACAGGTACAGGCGACAGTTCGGTTTCGTTCAGGAAGTACCTCAGCAGGAGCAGAGTCTTGACAAGGCGCATGGAGAA GTATCACTACGTTCTTTCTGA
- the LOC110280159 gene encoding uncharacterized protein LOC110280159: protein MSQFDPGEGGSFSQLLGLMAGEGGQSQFGHQNELMPGRHSLDARYPGHTSSVASGGFVSVDSSRSDGGRGVFNSQNPYVVSMGLIEENDNTLQQETDAYIADNPDAEDDDEDDEIEEFDEDEESRNDGQARTPDDQAKGYNLRIDPPRRSANRYTPSVFKKAAKKCKKLVNDVKWSIRK, encoded by the exons ATGTCACAGTTTGATCCAGGCGAAGGCGGTTCTTTTAGCCAGTTGCTTGGGCTTATGGCTGGAGAAGGAGGACAGTCTCAATTTGGCCATCAAAATGAGTTAATGCCAGGGAGGCATTCGTTGGATGCGAGGTATCCAGGCCATACTTCATCGGTTGCATCTGGAGGATTTGTATCTGTTGACTCTAGTAGGAGTGACGGTGGACGCGGAGTTTTTAATAGCCAAAATCCGTACGTTGTTTCCATGGGACTCATTGAGGAAAATGATAACACACTCCAGCAGGAGACCGATGCGTATATAGCGGACAACCCGGATGCcgaagatgatgatgaggacGATGAAATAGAGGAGTTCGATGAGGACGAAGAGTCCCGTAATGATG GTCAGGCCCGCACTCCGGATGACCAAGCCAAAGGTTACAACCTTAGGATTGATCCCCCACGTCGTAGCGCTAATCGATACACTCCATCTGTTTTCAAAAAGGCGGCCAAGAAATGCAAGAAATTGGTGAACGATGTAAAGTGGTCAATTAGAAAGTAG
- the LOC107460494 gene encoding uncharacterized protein LOC107460494, whose translation MSDRVLLKVYYFGQILLQTSEGVKFICEKPLDVVIPFIISFEELKGVISEAIDSERARKISCILYRYPIQVFGGFVQFQSRYVTDEASMQEMFSMYIENRAQISFIELYIEFEQSEADRNILREDYNTDSEEEFESNYQFVGPDGDGGEDQGEGATAPDVTEVANALANDEPFEEPSFMRVLDLEAMHVPEFPGYMTAEIPIVADGEFAVGMEFGSREAVIKAIKEYTIRRSVDYRVYESEPLTFYAKCTQYGSGCDWLIRVSMISRKYCWVIRRYNGSHTCTRAMISQDHSKLDSLTIAEAIKPLVEADPSLKVKSVIAEVQSKFNYTISYRKAWLAKQRAVEKIFGGWEASYEALPIWFEAMCHKEPSTVIHFETMPAYQGDDLVGDIRILHRVFWSYYPCIRAFRHCKPVVQVDGTHLYGKYKGCLLVAVSQDGNNNIVPIAFAVVEGETSDAWHFFLSNLRQHVVTRDGIGLISDRHESINAAVERRYSRTVREYELRYQRLRERGEAYTDWLNRIPREQYALAFDGGYRWGHMTTNLVECINSVLKGARNLPITALVKATFYRLNELFTRKRAEAEARISAGHVFSDVVTSKLHANQLASGNIQVSCFDRLNEVFEVREMPSGMEFAVDLRGLRCDCGEFQVDRIPCRHVFACCANQRLDWKLYVHDVYKMDQIRRVYRARFRPLGNPTTWPAYNGPRFVPNPYLRRVTKGHPKMTRFLNEMDTRMLRRPRRCRLCGAEGHSRSRCRQSSGANAGENAQ comes from the exons ATGAGTGACCGAGTATTATTAAAGGTGTATTATTTTGGTCAGATTTTACTACAAACTTCGGAAGGAGTAAAATTTATATGTGAAAAACCCTTAGATGTTGTTATTCCCTTTATCATCTCATTTGAAGAGCTGAAAGGGGTGATTTCTGAAGCCATTGATTCTGAGAGAGCAAGAAAGATATCATGTATTCTATACAGATATCCCATACAGGTATTTGGTGGATTCGTCCAGTTTCAAAGCAGATATGTGACGGACGAAGCGAGCATGCAAgagatgttttcaatgtatattgaaaACCGGGCTCAGATCTCCTTCATCGAGTTGtatattgagtttgaacaatctGAGGCCGACCGAAATATTCTACGAGAAGATTATAATACTGACAGCGAAGAAGAGTTCGAAAGTAACTACCAGTTTGTTGGTCCAGATGGAGATGGAGGTGAAGATCAAGGTGAAGGAGCTACGGCGCCAGATGTAACAGAGGTGGCAAATGCACTCGCAAACGATGAGCCGTTTGAGGAGCCATCATTCATGCGAGTTTTGGATTTGGAAGCCATGCATGTTCCGGAGTTTCCGGGATATATGACTGCAG AGATTCCTATTGTCGCAGATGGTGAGTTTGCCGTTGGTATGGAGTTCGGTTCGAGGGAAGCTGTTATTAAGGCGATAAAAGAGTATACCATACGACGAAGTGTAGACTACCGGGTGTATGAGTCTGAGCCGTTGACATTTTATGCCAAGTGTACGCAGTACGGATCAGGGTGTGATTGGCTTATCAGGGTTAGCATGATCAGCAGGAAGTACTGTTGGGTTATAAGGAGGTATAATGGTAGTCACACATGTACCCGAGCCATGATTTCACAGGACCATTCGAAGCTGGATTCTCTCACAATTGCAGAAGCGATAAAGCCATTGGTTGAGGCGGACCCGTCCTTAAAGGTAAAGTCGGTTATAGCAGAAGTGCAATCGAAGTTTAACTACACCATTAGTTATCGGAAAGCATGGCTGGCTAAGCAAAGGGcagtagaaaaaatatttggaggtTGGGAAGCATCGTATGAAGCGTTGCCTATATGGTTTGAGGCCATGTGTCATAAGGAGCCATCAACTGTTATCCATTTTGAGACTATGCCTGCATATCAAGGCGATGACTTGGTGGGTGATATTCGAATACTGCATCGAGTATTTTGGAGTTATTACCCCTGTATTAGGGCATTCAGACACTGTAAACCAGTTGTCCAGGTGGATGGGACTCACTTGTATGGAAAGTATAAGGGTTGTCTGCTAGTGGCAGTTTCACAAGATGGGAACAACAATATTGTCCCAATTGCGTTTGCTGTTGTGGAGGGAGAGACTTCTGATGCATGGCACTTTTTCCTAAGTAACCTTCGTCAACATGTTGTCACTCGGGATGGTATTGGTCTAATATCCGACCGACACGAATCCATCAATGCAGCTGTGGAGCGCA GATATTCAAGGACGGTGCGGGAGTACGAACTGCGATACCAGCGATTGCGGGAACGGGGCGAAGCGTATACAGACTGGTTAAACCGAATTCCTCGCGAGCAGTATGCATTGGCATTTGACGGTGGATACCGATGGGGGCACATGACGACGAATCTTGTGGAATGCATCAATTCAGTGTTGAAGGGTGCACGCAATCTGCCTATAACTGCTCTTGTGAAGGCAACATTCTACAGGCTAAACGAGTTGTTCACCCGAAAAAGAGCGGAGGCAGAAGCGCGGATTAGTGCTGGCCATGTGTTCTCTGATGTCGTGACCTCGAAGTTGCATGCAAACCAGCTTGCATCGGGAAACATTCAGGTCAGTTGCTTTGACCGCCTGAATGAGGTCTTTGAGGTGCGTGAGATGCCAAGTGGAATGGAATTTGCAGTTGATCTACGAGGACTTCGATGTGACTGCGGTGAGTTCCAGGTGGATCGGATCCCTTGCAGACATGTGTTCGCTTGTTGTGCTAACCAACGACTGGATTGGAAACTATATGTCCATGATGTGTATAAGATGGACCAGATTCGGCGGGTGTACCGAGCAAGGTTTAGGCCACTAGGTAATCCTACAACATGGCCAGCTTACAATGGACCTCGGTTCGTACCGAATCCGTACCTTAGACGCGTCACGAAAGGTCACCCCAAGATGACCCGCttcttgaatgagatggacACGCGAATGTTACGTCGTCCTAGGCGATGTAGGCTATGTGGAGCTGAGGGACATAGTCGTAGCAGATGCCGTCAGTCATCTGGTGCAAATGCCGGCGAAAATGCTCAGTAG